One genomic window of Tenacibaculum tangerinum includes the following:
- a CDS encoding ammonium transporter: protein METLTINNVWMMICTALVFFMHLGFAFLEIGLTRQKNTMNILFKNIFIITVGLLLYCLVGFNLMYPGFAENSLGIFGFGGFGLSSPVVEGSLDLTYNKGYTYWTDFLFQGMFAATAATIVSGAVAERMKLGPFIIFTIIYVGFVYPIAGSWKWGGGFLHTLETPFYDFAGSTLVHSVGGWAAIVAVWLLGARIGKFKNGKTQAIPGHNIPIATAGVLILWLGWFGFNGGSVLSADPSSTSLTLVTTCLAAAAGGVLAFITSSILYKNYDLTMFLNGILGGLVGITAGADQMSPTDAIIIGSIAGILVVFAIAMVDKLKLDDPVGAIAVHLICGIWGTLAVGLLGNLAGIHQFASQCIGILTYALTCILSSFLIIFTLKKTIGIRVSEKEEIEGLDNAEHGINAYPEFRLNEQ, encoded by the coding sequence ATGGAAACATTAACTATAAATAACGTATGGATGATGATCTGTACAGCCCTTGTGTTTTTTATGCACTTAGGATTTGCCTTTTTAGAAATTGGCTTAACCAGGCAAAAAAACACGATGAATATTTTATTTAAAAACATTTTTATCATTACCGTTGGATTACTACTTTACTGCTTAGTCGGATTCAACTTAATGTACCCTGGGTTTGCAGAAAACTCACTTGGTATATTCGGTTTCGGCGGCTTTGGATTATCATCGCCTGTAGTAGAAGGCTCTCTAGATTTAACCTATAACAAAGGCTACACATACTGGACTGACTTCCTTTTTCAAGGAATGTTCGCAGCCACCGCAGCTACCATCGTCTCAGGTGCCGTAGCTGAACGAATGAAGCTAGGACCTTTTATTATTTTCACCATTATTTATGTTGGCTTCGTATATCCTATTGCAGGTTCTTGGAAATGGGGTGGTGGTTTTTTACATACGCTAGAAACTCCTTTTTATGATTTTGCCGGCTCAACATTAGTTCACTCGGTTGGTGGATGGGCTGCCATCGTTGCTGTATGGTTGTTAGGTGCAAGAATCGGTAAATTTAAAAACGGAAAAACCCAAGCTATTCCTGGGCATAACATTCCAATAGCAACTGCTGGGGTACTCATTTTGTGGCTTGGTTGGTTTGGTTTTAATGGCGGTTCTGTTTTATCAGCTGACCCATCATCTACTTCTCTTACCCTAGTAACAACCTGTTTAGCAGCTGCCGCAGGAGGGGTATTGGCTTTTATAACTTCATCCATTTTATATAAAAACTACGACCTTACTATGTTTTTAAACGGAATACTTGGAGGATTGGTTGGGATAACCGCAGGAGCCGATCAAATGAGTCCTACAGATGCAATTATCATTGGAAGTATCGCCGGGATTTTAGTCGTTTTTGCCATTGCAATGGTTGACAAATTAAAACTCGACGACCCTGTTGGAGCTATTGCGGTACACTTAATATGTGGTATTTGGGGAACGCTTGCCGTTGGCTTATTAGGTAATTTGGCTGGAATACATCAATTTGCTTCCCAATGTATTGGAATATTAACTTACGCATTAACATGCATACTATCATCTTTCCTGATCATTTTTACTCTAAAGAAAACTATAGGTATCAGAGTTTCTGAAAAAGAAGAAATTGAGGGATTAGATAACGCTGAACACGGAATTAATGCGTATCCTGAATTTAGACTTAACGAACAATAA
- a CDS encoding Glu/Leu/Phe/Val dehydrogenase dimerization domain-containing protein: MKELLKKYEEKQPEIVFNWKDPETEAEGWTVINSLRGGAAGGGTRMREGLDKYEVMSLAKTMEVKFTVSGPAIGGAKSGINFDPHDPRKKGVLERWYKAVAPLLKSYYGTGGDLNVDEIHEVIPITEDSGVWHPQEGVFNGHFKPTEADKINRIGQLRHGVIKVLEDEDLSPSVARKYTVADMITGYGVAEAVRHYYDIYGGTVEGKRAVVQGFGNVGSAAAYYLAQMGAKVVGIIDRVGGVIKEEGFSFEEIKELFLHKDGNTLVSENMVPFEEMNERVWSLPCEIFAPCAASRLITQDQINTMISSGLEVISCGANVPFADKEIFFGSIMEDTDKKVSLIPDFISNCGMARVFAYFMERRVEMTDQAIFEDTSNTIKKALQRTFARSASKTKISETAFEIALKELL; this comes from the coding sequence ATGAAAGAATTACTAAAAAAATACGAAGAAAAACAACCAGAAATAGTATTTAATTGGAAAGACCCAGAAACAGAGGCAGAGGGATGGACGGTTATCAATTCATTAAGAGGAGGTGCTGCAGGTGGTGGTACACGTATGCGTGAGGGTTTGGATAAGTATGAAGTAATGTCGCTTGCTAAAACAATGGAAGTGAAATTTACCGTATCAGGTCCTGCGATTGGAGGAGCAAAATCGGGGATTAATTTCGATCCGCACGACCCGCGTAAGAAAGGAGTGTTAGAGCGTTGGTACAAAGCAGTAGCACCTTTGTTAAAAAGTTATTACGGAACTGGGGGAGATTTGAATGTTGATGAGATTCATGAGGTAATTCCTATTACTGAAGATAGTGGAGTTTGGCACCCTCAAGAAGGCGTTTTTAATGGACATTTTAAACCTACCGAAGCAGATAAAATCAATCGTATAGGGCAATTGCGTCACGGAGTAATAAAGGTATTGGAAGATGAAGACTTATCGCCGAGTGTGGCTAGGAAATATACGGTAGCTGATATGATTACGGGGTATGGAGTTGCTGAAGCAGTACGTCATTATTACGATATTTATGGAGGAACCGTAGAAGGAAAACGTGCTGTCGTACAGGGTTTTGGTAATGTAGGGTCTGCAGCAGCATACTATTTGGCACAAATGGGAGCAAAGGTTGTAGGAATTATTGATAGAGTAGGAGGCGTAATTAAAGAAGAGGGCTTTTCTTTTGAAGAAATAAAAGAGCTCTTCTTGCATAAAGATGGAAATACCTTAGTTTCAGAAAATATGGTTCCTTTTGAGGAAATGAATGAGCGTGTTTGGAGTTTACCATGCGAGATTTTTGCACCTTGTGCAGCATCTCGATTAATTACTCAAGACCAAATTAACACAATGATAAGCTCAGGGTTAGAAGTGATTTCATGTGGTGCGAATGTGCCTTTTGCAGATAAAGAGATTTTCTTTGGTTCAATCATGGAAGATACCGATAAAAAGGTTAGTTTAATACCCGATTTTATTTCAAACTGCGGTATGGCAAGAGTTTTTGCCTATTTTATGGAGCGTAGAGTAGAAATGACCGATCAAGCTATTTTTGAAGATACTTCAAATACTATCAAAAAAGCATTGCAAAGAACGTTCGCAAGAAGTGCTTCTAAAACTAAAATAAGCGAAACAGCTTTTGAAATAGCTTTGAAAGAACTATTATAA
- a CDS encoding anhydro-N-acetylmuramic acid kinase, producing the protein MKETYIYGIGVMSGTSLDGIDIAYIKIHQNIYKDFKILKAETISYNSYWKEKLQEAINYNAADLEELDIEYGKFLGQVIHNFITKHTVSRLDFIASHGHTVLHQPELGVTLQVGNGQEIANITKKEVVCDFRTQDVALGGQGAPLVPIGDKLLFADYDYCLNLGGFANISYEKNNKRIAFDICPVNIVLNHYTRKLGLDFDEGGKIASKGKINDALLESLNSLNFYATEPPKSLGLEWVKEHVFPLIDRKETDISTILRTFVEHSAMQIAKIITKKSKILVTGGGAFNSFLMDRIAFYLKKPIPLVTRELIDYKEALVFAFLGLLKRKGEVNCLQSVTGAKENHSSGKFFYPQK; encoded by the coding sequence ATGAAAGAAACATATATTTATGGCATCGGGGTAATGTCTGGAACTTCATTAGATGGTATTGATATAGCGTACATTAAAATACATCAAAATATATACAAAGATTTCAAAATTTTAAAGGCAGAAACGATTTCGTATAATAGCTATTGGAAAGAAAAACTTCAAGAAGCTATTAACTACAATGCTGCTGATTTAGAAGAATTAGACATAGAATATGGTAAGTTCTTAGGGCAGGTTATTCATAATTTTATAACAAAGCATACTGTTTCAAGGTTAGATTTTATAGCCTCACATGGGCATACAGTATTACATCAGCCTGAATTAGGAGTAACATTACAAGTGGGGAACGGGCAAGAAATAGCCAATATCACTAAAAAAGAGGTTGTTTGCGATTTTAGAACACAAGATGTGGCATTAGGAGGGCAAGGGGCTCCACTAGTACCTATTGGAGACAAGTTGTTATTTGCTGATTATGATTATTGTTTGAATTTGGGAGGTTTTGCAAATATTTCATACGAGAAGAACAATAAAAGAATAGCTTTTGATATTTGCCCTGTAAATATTGTTTTAAATCACTATACAAGAAAGTTAGGACTTGATTTTGATGAAGGAGGAAAAATAGCCTCAAAAGGGAAGATAAATGATGCGTTATTAGAAAGTCTTAATTCACTCAACTTTTATGCTACAGAGCCACCCAAATCTTTAGGTTTAGAATGGGTAAAAGAGCATGTTTTTCCTTTAATAGATCGTAAAGAGACCGATATTTCTACTATTTTGAGAACTTTTGTAGAACATTCGGCAATGCAAATAGCCAAGATAATAACAAAAAAATCGAAGATTTTAGTAACAGGAGGCGGAGCTTTTAATAGTTTCTTAATGGATAGAATTGCGTTTTATTTAAAAAAGCCAATTCCGTTGGTTACGAGAGAGTTAATTGACTATAAAGAGGCGTTGGTTTTTGCATTTTTAGGATTGTTGAAAAGGAAAGGCGAAGTAAACTGTTTACAATCTGTAACAGGAGCGAAAGAAAACCATTCCTCGGGAAAATTTTTTTACCCACAGAAATAA
- a CDS encoding tRNA pseudouridine synthase A — MNYNFSYVVKFQYLGFRLHGWQKQPNLKTVHFFVDKTLKFVCKGIRCKTVGVGRTDAKVSSTDYYFQLFIDEKLEESLFIQDFNRNSPSDIRVVSIEQLNDTTFNIIQHPKVKEYRYYFSFGEKNHPYCAPFLTGYLDELDITLMKEGALLFEGFHNFKHYCTKPSAETKVERSIETCQIRENTDLSASFFPEKSYVLIIRGSGFLRNQIRLIMGALVELGKGNYDLEFIKKSLRKDTNDIDFMKTIAPASGLHLYKVDFKK, encoded by the coding sequence ATGAATTACAATTTTTCATATGTAGTAAAATTTCAATACCTAGGCTTTCGCTTGCACGGTTGGCAAAAGCAACCCAATTTAAAAACAGTCCACTTTTTTGTAGATAAAACATTGAAGTTTGTTTGTAAAGGAATTCGATGTAAAACGGTGGGTGTTGGTAGAACTGATGCTAAAGTATCCTCAACAGATTATTATTTCCAGTTATTTATTGATGAAAAATTAGAGGAGTCACTCTTTATACAAGATTTCAATCGGAATTCGCCTTCCGATATTCGTGTAGTATCTATAGAGCAATTGAATGATACAACATTTAATATTATTCAGCATCCCAAAGTAAAAGAGTATCGTTATTATTTTTCATTTGGAGAAAAAAATCATCCATACTGTGCCCCATTCTTAACGGGATATCTAGATGAATTAGATATAACGTTAATGAAAGAAGGTGCGCTACTTTTTGAAGGATTTCACAATTTTAAACATTATTGTACCAAACCATCAGCAGAAACTAAAGTAGAACGTAGTATTGAAACTTGCCAAATACGAGAAAATACAGATTTGTCGGCTTCTTTTTTTCCAGAGAAAAGCTACGTGTTGATTATTAGAGGAAGTGGTTTTTTACGTAATCAAATTCGCTTAATTATGGGCGCTTTGGTAGAGTTGGGTAAAGGGAATTACGACTTAGAGTTTATTAAAAAAAGTTTAAGAAAAGATACTAATGATATTGACTTTATGAAGACCATAGCTCCTGCTTCTGGATTACATTTATACAAGGTAGATTTCAAAAAATAA
- a CDS encoding P-II family nitrogen regulator: MKKIEAIIRKSKFHQVKEALHDIGVNFFSYWDVTGLGNEKEGHVYRGVAYSTSDIQRRYLSIVVNDSFEEVTINAILSAAATGEVGDGKIFVSDINECYRIRTGEKGGESLN, from the coding sequence ATGAAAAAAATAGAAGCGATTATCAGAAAATCAAAATTTCATCAAGTCAAAGAGGCATTACATGACATCGGTGTAAATTTCTTCTCGTACTGGGACGTAACTGGGCTTGGAAACGAGAAAGAAGGACATGTGTATAGAGGAGTGGCTTACAGCACCAGCGATATTCAACGCAGATACCTTTCAATAGTTGTTAACGATAGTTTTGAAGAAGTAACAATCAATGCAATTCTTTCGGCTGCAGCAACTGGTGAAGTTGGAGATGGTAAAATATTCGTTTCAGACATTAACGAATGTTACCGTATAAGAACAGGAGAAAAAGGAGGAGAATCGCTAAACTAA
- the pta gene encoding phosphate acetyltransferase: MNKAIYIAASEANSGKSMLSLGLMHILLHNKPKVAYFRPIIDNPINGKRDNHINTVLNYFNLKSNYDDAYAFTRSELIKALSDEKEDEIINTIIEKYKKLEEEHDFVIVEGTDFSDHGAIIEMDLNVLIAKNLGIPVIIVSGGVGKTLDEFVEGLRLTYDSFDNKDVEVIAVIANKVQEKNIPTVLKEVGANLPASVFINAIPVYKKLNNPTIKEISNAINAEVLFGTASLNNTTGDIKVGAMQLANFLSYLSDECVVITPSDRSDILLGTLQANISNNYPSIAGIILTGGIDLNPTVVQLIEGLEKVIPILKVDEATFKIASKVGSIRSHIYAENKDKIKMSINIFEKYIDIEALKEKLVTYKGSRGITPRMFQYNLLQRAKKQRKHIVLPEGNDDRILTAASQLQKQDVVDLTILGKSVHIEAAVKRLNIPFDFDRVNIINPIESEYFQDFSNTLYELRKHKGLSPAMAEDLMADVSYFGTMMVHKGIADGMVSGAAHTTQHTIKPALQFVKTKPGFSVVSSIFFMCLEDRVSVFGDCAINPNPTAEELAEIAISSADSSMAFGIDPKVAMLSYSSGNSGKGEDVDTVRKATEIVKSKRPDLKVEGPIQYDAAVDPSVGKKKIPDSQVAGQANVLIFPDLNTGNNTYKAVQRETGALAIGPMLQGLNKPVNDLSRGCTVDDIFNTVVLTAIQAQD; the protein is encoded by the coding sequence ATGAACAAAGCTATTTATATCGCAGCTAGTGAAGCCAATTCAGGAAAATCAATGTTAAGTCTTGGCTTAATGCATATATTACTTCATAACAAGCCCAAGGTTGCTTATTTCAGACCCATCATAGACAATCCAATTAATGGTAAAAGAGATAATCATATTAATACCGTTCTTAACTATTTCAATTTAAAAAGTAATTATGATGATGCTTATGCTTTTACACGTTCTGAATTAATTAAAGCATTGAGTGATGAAAAGGAAGATGAAATAATTAATACCATTATTGAAAAGTATAAGAAGTTAGAGGAAGAACACGATTTTGTTATCGTAGAGGGTACGGATTTTTCTGATCATGGTGCTATCATAGAAATGGATTTGAACGTTTTAATAGCTAAAAATCTTGGAATACCTGTTATCATCGTTTCTGGTGGAGTAGGTAAAACATTGGATGAGTTTGTTGAAGGACTTCGTTTAACATACGATTCTTTTGACAATAAAGATGTAGAGGTTATTGCAGTTATAGCGAATAAAGTGCAAGAGAAAAATATTCCTACAGTTTTGAAAGAAGTTGGTGCCAATTTACCAGCATCGGTTTTTATCAATGCCATTCCTGTCTATAAAAAATTAAACAATCCAACCATTAAAGAAATATCAAACGCTATTAATGCGGAAGTACTTTTCGGAACAGCTTCTTTAAATAATACAACAGGTGATATCAAAGTTGGGGCAATGCAACTCGCTAATTTTTTAAGTTATTTGAGTGATGAATGTGTCGTTATTACGCCTTCTGATAGGTCAGATATCTTACTAGGAACGCTTCAGGCAAACATTTCAAATAATTACCCATCGATAGCAGGCATCATTCTTACAGGAGGAATTGATTTAAACCCTACTGTAGTGCAATTGATTGAAGGTCTTGAAAAAGTGATTCCTATTTTAAAAGTTGATGAAGCTACCTTTAAAATAGCTTCAAAAGTAGGAAGTATTCGATCTCATATTTACGCTGAAAACAAAGACAAAATAAAAATGTCTATCAATATTTTTGAAAAATACATTGATATTGAAGCCTTGAAAGAAAAATTAGTTACCTATAAAGGATCCAGAGGAATTACGCCAAGAATGTTTCAATATAACTTACTGCAACGTGCAAAAAAACAGCGTAAACATATTGTGCTGCCAGAAGGAAATGACGATAGAATTCTAACAGCAGCCTCTCAATTACAAAAACAAGATGTGGTTGATTTAACCATCTTAGGAAAGAGTGTTCATATTGAGGCAGCCGTTAAACGCTTAAATATTCCTTTTGATTTTGATAGAGTCAATATTATTAACCCAATTGAATCGGAATATTTTCAAGATTTTTCCAACACCTTGTACGAGTTGAGAAAGCATAAAGGATTGAGCCCAGCCATGGCAGAGGATTTAATGGCAGATGTTTCGTATTTCGGAACGATGATGGTTCATAAAGGAATAGCAGACGGAATGGTTTCAGGGGCTGCTCATACCACACAACATACGATTAAACCCGCCTTACAGTTCGTGAAAACAAAACCTGGTTTTTCGGTGGTTTCGTCTATATTTTTTATGTGTTTAGAAGATAGAGTATCGGTATTTGGCGATTGTGCCATTAACCCGAACCCAACAGCAGAAGAGCTCGCTGAAATTGCGATTTCATCGGCAGACTCTAGTATGGCATTCGGAATCGACCCTAAGGTTGCAATGTTATCGTATTCTTCAGGAAATTCAGGAAAAGGAGAAGACGTTGATACGGTTAGAAAAGCCACAGAAATTGTAAAGTCGAAACGTCCTGATTTAAAAGTAGAAGGTCCTATACAATACGATGCGGCAGTAGATCCTTCGGTAGGGAAGAAAAAAATACCAGATTCACAAGTAGCAGGACAAGCGAATGTGTTAATTTTTCCAGATTTGAATACGGGTAACAATACCTATAAAGCTGTTCAAAGAGAAACAGGAGCGTTGGCGATTGGGCCTATGTTACAAGGATTAAACAAACCAGTAAATGATTTAAGTAGAGGTTGTACGGTTGATGATATTTTTAATACCGTAGTTTTAACAGCTATTCAAGCGCAGGATTAA
- a CDS encoding acetate/propionate family kinase: MKILVLNSGSSSIKYQLFEMPEQHVICSGLIERIGLEMGAVHYTSETNNVEEATEIKDHKAGLEKVVDLLLDKKTGVLHSTDEIKAVGHRVVHGGSTFTNTTEVTQDVKDKIKELFSLAPQHNPANLEGIQVAESIFNKAKQVAVFDTAFHQSIPIKAYKYAIPNKFLEQEKIRLYGFHGTSHKYVSEKAIAYLQKERTKIITIHLGNGCSITAIKDGQSIDHSLGFGPVTGLIMGSRSGDIDHTLIFYLVNTLGYSINDVNTMLQKESGMLGLTGFSDLRDIEAAAENGDTNCQLALEMNAYRIQKYIGSYVAAMNGLDAIVFTAGIGENSELVRKLVCTNMETFGIELDEVKNNVRAKQITEIHKESSKVKVLVIPTNEELEIAKQTYQLL, from the coding sequence ATGAAGATATTAGTATTAAACTCAGGAAGTTCCTCAATAAAGTATCAATTATTTGAAATGCCTGAACAACACGTAATTTGTTCTGGATTAATTGAGCGTATTGGTTTAGAAATGGGTGCAGTTCATTATACATCTGAAACGAATAACGTAGAAGAAGCAACTGAAATTAAAGATCATAAAGCAGGTTTAGAAAAAGTAGTTGATTTACTATTAGATAAAAAGACTGGCGTGTTACATTCTACTGATGAAATTAAAGCAGTGGGGCATAGAGTAGTGCACGGCGGAAGTACGTTTACCAATACCACTGAAGTAACTCAAGATGTTAAAGACAAAATAAAAGAGTTATTTTCATTAGCACCGCAACATAATCCAGCAAATTTAGAAGGAATACAAGTAGCGGAGTCTATTTTTAACAAAGCAAAACAAGTGGCAGTTTTTGATACAGCCTTTCATCAAAGTATTCCTATCAAAGCCTATAAATATGCCATACCCAATAAGTTTTTAGAACAAGAGAAAATCCGTTTATACGGTTTTCACGGTACTAGTCATAAATACGTTTCTGAAAAAGCCATTGCGTATTTACAAAAAGAAAGGACGAAGATTATTACTATTCACCTTGGCAACGGTTGTAGTATTACAGCTATAAAAGATGGACAAAGTATAGATCACAGTTTAGGGTTCGGGCCTGTTACAGGGTTAATTATGGGGTCGCGATCGGGCGACATCGATCATACCCTAATTTTTTATCTAGTCAATACGTTAGGGTATTCTATAAACGATGTAAATACCATGTTACAGAAAGAAAGTGGAATGCTTGGTTTAACAGGTTTCAGTGATTTGCGCGATATTGAGGCTGCTGCTGAGAACGGAGATACGAATTGTCAACTAGCATTAGAAATGAATGCTTACAGAATTCAAAAATACATCGGATCGTATGTAGCCGCCATGAACGGATTAGATGCCATTGTTTTTACCGCAGGCATTGGTGAAAATTCTGAGCTAGTTCGCAAACTCGTTTGTACCAATATGGAAACTTTTGGAATCGAACTAGACGAAGTAAAAAATAACGTAAGAGCGAAACAAATAACCGAAATTCATAAGGAGTCTTCTAAAGTAAAGGTGTTGGTTATCCCTACCAACGAAGAGCTTGAAATTGCCAAGCAGACCTATCAATTGCTATAA